The Esox lucius isolate fEsoLuc1 chromosome 20, fEsoLuc1.pri, whole genome shotgun sequence region TAAATCCCTGTGTTTAATCCCTCACTAGGCTTAATGTATGTCTGACTCATGAAGTACTGAACTGATTGTGTAGATCAGAGAGAAATTAAAGAGTTTATTTGGATAGGTTAACCTCAGTGACACTAGGATTATATGGCTCTGTGTAGCTAACTTTCCCACTATCTTCCTATTCCTCTGGCTGCCCTCATCTTTGTACCTCTTGTCTCCACCCGTCCCTCTTTCGTCCCACCTCTGTCTGCACCatgctctccatctctctcttctttgctcctcttcctctgtcagGCTCATATCGTACCCATGAGCCGATACTTAATTGGTACTGACGTAATTCTAACTAAACTAACAATTAATCACAGGTAGGACAACAATTGGTGAACAATGTGTTAAAGATTGATTTGCCGGGTTCTCTGAATGACACACGGATTATGTCGCCCTAACTAACCCCAACGCCCCCTAATCTCTGCTGAACAaacatctctctctgccttcccttcccctctcccacctgctctgccttccctccccctctcccacccacCTGCCTTCTCTCGTTCACTTCccccgtctgtcaatctcccaggTTCGTATCTTACCCATGAGGCCAGTGGGTTGGATGAGCACGGGGAGGTCCAAGAGGCTTTCCTCAACGGGAATGACGTCGCCCAGGGCAAGAAGGAGTACCTACTGTAGCTCCATCTCCATAAACCCACCCTCAATTCCCTTCAACACGCCATAACCGGCGGCCTTCTGAAACGACTGTACTACAACCGCACACAGACCACAAACACAGCCCTTCACCCagtccaacacacacagaccagaacAGAGACACTGACGGCGACTCCATCCTGCCAATACAACGGCAGGATGTTGTAGGTGTActggaggaaggaggaagggGGATGAAGGCGTGAGACAAAACGATGATGAAGTGAAGCTGTAACAACAGATAGCCTCATCACTCTCCTTCGCTGTGGTAATTAGTGAGATAGagattttgtaaaaaataaataaaaacattcatttcCAAAACTGTAGACCCATAACTGGCACAGACAAACGTATAGGTGGAGTGGACCTGGTTTCCCAGGAGCTGTTGAGTGCTCAGTGTAAATACTTGCATTTGCTAAAGCATCTCAGCCCACAGGGAAAAACTCACCTGTAATTATTCTAAAACAATTCAGATCGTTACCACGAAAAGTCTCTTAAAGTAGTAGTGCTTTCTGAACTACCTAGGCAATTCTCTAGGCGACCCAGGTATTGTTTTTGCTGTTAGTAATGGATAAGCTGTCAGTGTTTTTCTGGGTAATTTAGAATGTGTCCTATTATGAAAGAAGACTTTCCTCCCACAACAAAGCTGTTAGATCTCTTCCTTGAATTATGTCTCAGTCACCCTCCTCCCTCGCTACTCACCTGTATCTGGTTGTCTTCTCTTCCCTTGTTCCCCTcttccttcctgtctgtctgtctttatctctcctCTGTTGTTGGCCAATAATGAAAGGATTAGTGCCAGACTCCTTTCGTGAGTAAGAAGAAATGACATGGGTCGACAAATTCACACATAAAAGAGAAGcgtaattattttaaaatgccaTTAAAGGGATGGATATTTTTTTGAATGCCATTCAcacaacagacaaacacacacaaacacacatatacagaagTACAAGTATACATATCTCTGAAATCTTTATTTGTATAAAAGAGTCAACGGAAAGATAACTTCAATGAATCTTTTAAGAactgaaaaaaaagtttacTATTAAACGCATTATGAAGCTACTATACTAACAAAAATGATTAGCCTAGAGGTTAAAAACCGAACAAACTACTGTCCAGtgatctataaaaaaaaagaaaacaagaaaaaaatgtttcatttgtctTCATCAAAAACCTGAGgtcttattgttttttttttattcattacagtttttatttgGACTATTATGAtcgttgttattgttgttattgttattattattactgttattatgATTGTAAATGTTATAAAACGTGTTTGTTTTGAGTTATTCTATAGAAACTGCTGTCTATTcacttctctcttcctctgtctgtctttctcctttccaTGTTGGTCTCCTGTGCCTATTTGTCTCTTCTTCTCGTGTCTTTCACTACTGTTGATTTTATAGTCCATGTGTTGCTGTTGATATAGCTAACCATTTCTTTATAGGAGAAAGATACAAAGCAcgacaaaataaaacatacttCAAAAACACCCCTGGAGGCTAGTCTCTTTTCTTAGATGTGTCCTCTTTAATTAGCTGGAGATGCTATGAAACATGGTTGGAGGGGAGACACGGCCCTAGACGTCAACAGGGAATAGAGCGTTGAAGGTAGGAAGATAGAAAAACATGGCAAAGACAGAACCTAGAAAGAGCAGTAACAGGCAAGAGTTTGAAAGAGatgataaacaacaaacagaaggCTTCGTGACTGTGCTAATGCATCCTGGGAaaagagagtggaagagagggtTTGGGTTAGAACACAGAAAGAGAACGCTCCATGACTGTGCTAATGCATCCTGGGAAAAGAGACAGTGGAAGAGAGGGTTTGGGTTAGAACACAGAAAGAGAACGCTCCATGACTGCTAATGCATCCTGGGAaaagagagtggaagagagggtTTGGGTTAGAACACAGAAAGAGAACGCTCCATGACTGTGCTAATGCATCCTGGGAAAAGAGACAGTAAAAGAGAGGGTTTGGGTTCGAACACAGAAACAGAAGGCGGCAAAGGGCCAATCAGGTAATATGCAGagatctgcccccccccccattattcCTATGCAGTCAGTACTCGATACATGTCCATTTGTGTGTGCAGCTGGTTTCGAAGCAGCTGGAGGTCGCTGTGTGACGGATCGATGTGTTTGTCTTCTATCGACGACAAAGCTCCAGTAGGCTGTCATAAAGACAGATTGTCAAACGGCAATCAAAGTAATGGACTCACCGGGAGCTGTAGGGCAACACAGGAACAATAGAGACAGCATGTCCAGTTAGCTGAAAAAAATGACCCGAACCGCACACACAAAAATCCCACTGTTTCAATACATGGCTGCCACATTGCTTGGAATGGCCGCCAGTTTGCACTTCATACAGTACTGATCTAACAATCGAATGGCTCAATGAAATCGTTGTGGTGACTGGATCTGTCCCTGTTCGTACACGTGTCACACGTGATATATCAGTCACCACTGGCCCATTTTTGACTAAGCGGGTCTAAATGATTACCATAGAGATTGGATCGGCCATTTCCAGTCCGTAAGAGCACTGTGTTATATGACATCCTGGCACAATCAATAGCCCCGCTTATATTTAAGTTAATAGTTCTGACAAGTAAGTTTGCATAGAGATTGGATCGGCCATTTCCAGTACATACAAGCACTGGGTAACATGACATCCTGGCAGAATCAATAGCCCCGCTTATATGTAAGTTAATAGTTCTGACAAGTAAGTTGGCTGGTGTTGTCCCTCATCTGCTGAGGACTTTGACATCGAGCCATGCAGGGCTAGAGCTTTGCCAGGCATCGATTGGAGCGGGGGAGCCTCTAGGTTGAGGGCAGTGAGTTGGGTAGTGTAACTGCTCTCAGTCAGTTGAATGGGCAGCCAAGCCAGAAGTGACCTCCATCAGTGATTCCAGTGTTCCAGGCCCGGGGGAGAGGTTTTGAAGATCTGAGTGGCAGCTCTGTGTGGGCACTTATGGGAACACGGAGGACAAATGTCAATAATACCTGTGTCAGCCTCTCCTGGCTCAGAGTGGAGCAATTGATGATCACTGCTGTTGGTCTTTGTGTGGGGTGCAGATGTGTCGAACGTTCCGAGCTGCCTTTTTTTTCAGGCCGTTTGTTCAACTCCATCCAAGGTGTTGAACCAGAGGTGCTGTTTTCATTCATCTTTCATTACCGTTAAATAATactagagaaagagagacaaaagaaagaaagggagagaggcagatgCACTTGACCACCCCTTGAGTAATGCTGCACACCAACATAGCCAAAAGATGAACAATCCAATTAGTTAGAGACTTTTATTTAAGGAGAGGATTAGATTTACACAGTTAATCACAACAACCGACCGTGTTGCACTCTGCTTAATTATGTTTCCGTGCCGTATGAGGTCTGACGGACCAGCCATTACAGTGTGTTTaattagacatgatcaaacccAGATCTATAGCAGCAATAGCAGCTGGTGGCATGTTATTGTACAGGCAGCCCCGGGATCTACTAATGCCAAGTTCTGCATCGGTGTGAGGATAGAGGTCTGCTGTGTGACTCATCACGTTATTTGATATGAGACTAAATAATTAACAGCATGTGTATGAACAATGTGTCTAGTATGTACTACTGGCAGCTTGATGAATGTAGGTACATATCAGAGTACGTACACAAGGGGCCTCCATGTGGAATTACACAATGATACACGACCCAATTTACTCACAGAATTCAATCTCACTTCTGTGGACAAACCATGAAGGAAATGGGATGTTAAACAATTGCAGCATATTGCCATATTGACGAATGGACCTAAAGGAGGGAGAAGGTAATAGCATATGAGATGGAAACGCTGATGTTGTGAGAGCTTAGAAGCGGTGTGTACCTTTCACTCTTACAATCAACCACTTCCTGTTTTCCTGTTccatgttacacacacacctctgggCATACCCTCCGTTTGAGTGACGGGAACACACCCCGGAGAGCTGAACACAGGGCTCTGCCCGCCGCCTTACTCCCACGGGGTGCCTGGTGAGGCGGAGGCCGGGTGGTAAACAGGAGAGGGGGCACCAGACCATACAGCTGAAACAGGAGCAAGACCAGTGAGGAGGCCCAGGTGGGAGGCAGCGTCCCCGGGGAGTAGAGCAGGAGGGAGTGGGTGATATGGAGGGGTAGACACAGGATGATAAGAAGGCAAAGAGAGAAGCCCAGGGAGCGGGCGCGTGAAGAGCGGTGTTTTTGAGGGCCAGAGCCGGGGCCATCGCTGTCCAGTCTAGGCATCAGACAGACCAGGTCCAGGTAGATAGCCAGCAGCCCCATCAGGGGGAGTAGGAAGACGGTCACTCCGTACACATAGACCAGGAAATGGGGGCTGAGGACAGTGTCGGGGGAACACACACCCCAGTGACTTCCATGGATCTCTGCGTAGGTGAAGTTATGGAGATCCTCTACGTAGAACCTGGACAGGAAGCCCCCATAAGGCAGGTACTTCCCGATCACGGAGCGGTCCTGGTTGTACTTGGGAGGAGCGGGACGTGGAGGAGAATGAACAGAGGTCCGGTTACCCGGGGCGATGCCTTCCAGCCCCAGGCCATCCAGGCCTCCTTCAGCTCCTCCCCAGGTATCCAAGACGTTCCATCCAATGAACTGGGCGAAGGAGGAAATGACAGATGCCACCCAACACAGCAGGACCACGAACAGGGCCCGACGATGGGTCACCACGGCACTGTacctggtacacacacacatagagagacagagagagagagagcgtgggGGTAGAACCGAAGAACTCTGTGGGTTTCAAGCAGAGCCAACAGGGTCTAAAAACGTCCATCTGAAGTGGACACTTCTTTAGCTCGCGTTTGTACGCCGTCCCCGGGACTCACCTGCTCCCCAGACGCTGCATCAGGTGGGAGTCAAGGCTCAGGAGTAGCAGCAGGAAGACGGTGAACTGCCtgaccagcagagggcagcacaCCAGGGTGAGGCAGGTGTACAGGCACTGGTTGCTCCTCAGGTTCAGCAGCACGGAGACAGGGACCCCCAGGGCACCCCCCACAGCCCCCACCCAGCCGAGGCACAGCTTCAAGCAGGCAGAGACGCTGCCACTCCGGGTCTCCGCGTGACCACTCCCTCCTTGGCCACCACCGTCCGCCTCAGTCCCTCTACCGCTCAGAGACATCCTTACACTCACCACCATTACCAGCACAGACGccatacactgacacactgacaacaGCCACATGTGTTCCATGGCTGAGCCTGAGAAGGGGGCACAGGCAGTAGGGTGAGGGCGGAGGAGAGACTGAAAGAATACGGGGATCTCTGGAAACCTCCCGCGGAGGTGATGCTATGGAACTTTCCCACAGAACCTTCAGTGGTCAAGTTCCGTAGAGTAATTTGAAGACTGATGGAGAAGTAAGAAATGAGCTGGAGTGAGCTGGAGTGAGCTGGAGTGAGTTGGAGTGAGTTGGAGTGAGTGGGGCTCAAATAGATATAGTTCATATGCGAGAAGCTAGTGGGGAGGGGCAGTgaaaagcataaaaaaaaaagcataaagaaataaaatggtAGAAGTAGAGGCAGGAATTTGAGGTTGAGAGCGTTGGATATTTTGTTAGATTTTGGAGAGAAAATCTACAGAGAGAGTATGcttacagagagagaaaaggtcaGCATAAACTGGACCTGACAGGGCACAGACGCTGAGGTTGTGAGCACAATGCAAACCCATTGTAGAGaggcaaatattttttcaacaaactgatatataaacccacacacagacacacgctgcAGCAGATAGAGCAGGAGATGCTGGGGTGAACTTAATCAGGCATGATTGACAGGTAATTTCAGAGCATTTCAAACAatgacctcaaataatgcaaagtgGATGAATTATGAAACAGCAGAGATTCCACTGCAATATGCCACCTGTCTCCTCAGAATAATTAGCCTGACCTTTTAAAGACATGCAGATGACAAGTCGTCAGTTTTCATAACTACCCGGAGAGCACCATCTGACACTGTCTTTGGACGTCTTTTGTTTTCAGTACAGAAAGACACCCAGACCAGACTCAATCTTTAATTATAAAGCTCTACAGTATGTTTGGTTCAGATTAGGTCCTGTCCAGCCTTGATTTCAATATCCACAGATGTCTGGTCAGATGAAATTAATAAACATTAGGGGGCAgagctttttaaaatgtcttgcatgttattgttttttcagtacatttacattttggaaatactGCTGACGCTGGCCATGGTTACTTACAGACAGTGCATTCAACTAAAGGCAAATGGATCCAACAAAGCATTGCATTGTGTCATTTTTCCCCGGCTAGTCTACCCAACACTGTTGATATGCATTTATAACCCAATATAATCTTAGCAACTGGTCAAACATATGTTGTAGCCTCATTTTAATACATCCTAAAACGTATTTCATTTAGGAGTAAGCCAATTAACAAGGCTTTTGTATACTAGTAGATCTTCCAGCTCACTATGTTATGGGTATTCTTTGTGTGACCAAGGGATTACGTTCTAGTTTATGCTGGGAGGGAATACATTTATGTTGCATataaaaactaaacaaacaaaattgtaataaatgtcattatttcaCATGAAGATGTGTGAAGCACATTAGCTTGATATGTTTTGCCAGAGAAGACAACTATTCCTTGCTTTCACAACAAATAAGCAGACAAAAACTGCCAAACTCTGCTATTGCCCCCTTGTGAATGTAAGTGGAACGTGCaggaaattaccacagatgGACATTAAGTGATTCGTAGAGTAGGCATTTCCTAACAAAAACATGCTAGACATTTCTGGCCATCTCATGCCTGGCTCTGCTTATTTGGCTCTGCCCCCATCTTCTTTTAGGTTCTGCCCACTTGGCTTCACAAGCCCCTGATTAAAAAAGACAGCTTCTGGGTGTTCTTCGTTTAAGTATAATCACGTTACCATAAGTTGACCATTTCTCTACCAGAAATACTCCAACCACACATGTGCATGGatcaaataaacaacaatatatCACAgttacagcaataaaataataaaaattactgacAATATTGTTATTGAGGATGTTTTTGGACACTGAGTAAAAATAGAAAAGCAACACATAAAAATGTCAGAGATGAGTCACAGGTCCTACAACTAGGTCAGtaaattgaaattaaattattaGGTGCTCATCAACAGATATTATATGAGAGAaatatgcattttcaaaattgtatctATACAAAACCAAATTCATGTTGCTGTTCTGTTTACAGTGCCCTTGAGAAAGTATTTAGTCCCCTCTACTTGCAccagattttgttttgtatagatttcatttgtaattgattaactatatattttttgtcatcaatatacacaaaacacccttaaatgacaaattaaaaacatgttaataaaTATCTAATCTCATGTtaataaatattcagaccgTTTGCCATAACACTCTAAATTGAGCTCAAATATGTCCTTTCATCATCCTTGATTTCTCTAGAACCTGATTGGATTCCTCCTGTGGCAAACTAATAAAAGCGCACACCTGTCTTTATAAAGTCCCACACTTTACAAtccatgtcagagcaaaaaccaaactATGATGTCCAAAGAACTCTCTGTGGAGAGCATGAGGcaaaagattctctggtctgatgagaccactATTTAATTGTTAGGCCTGATGCCAATTATTACTGGCAAAACAAGGtaccgctcatcacctggctaataccattcctatagtgaagcatggtggtgggagcatcatacTATGAGGATGTATCTAAACAGCAGGAACTAGAAGAACTgctgaatggagcaaaatacggAGAGCTCCTTAAAGAAAACCTGACGCAAAGTGCACAACATCTCAGACCAAGATTTATCTTTGAACATGACAACAACTTGAAGCAGACATTCAAGactggctttgggacaagtctgtggaTGTCCTTGGATGGACCAGTCAAAGCCCGGACATGAAAAAGCTGTGTGGCGACCTGAAGAATCGCAGTTCACCAAATACTTCCCATCTGATCATACAGAGCTTGAAGAGTCTgcaagaaagaatgggagacATTGCCCATACCTGGTGTGCAATGCTGGTAGAGGAATATCCAAGAAGACTTAAAGCATTGTTCACTGCCTGAGGCACTTCTATAAAGtattgaataaagggtctgaatactcatGTGCATGAGATGTAAAcatctttttcattttcaatatattgtcaaaacatttctaaaaatgtgtatttgcttGGGTCATTATCAGATAGTGTGATTTTCCAAAATCAATGTAACTATTTTAAACTAAGTCCAAgagaacaaaatgtggagacagtgaagtggtctgaatactaaGCTGTTTTTGGGTTTATTTTGTAGGTTGGACTGCTTTGAATGTCATCACGGACAGTTTTCAAGCCTTTTCAAGAGCTAACATAAGCGCTTGTGACAGATGATAGAATATACTTGACACAGttgtatataatatacaagtgtCAATATAATATACTAGCTAACATAATCACTTGATACAGTTGTCTCCTGTACTGGTCCTTGAAGCGCCTCAGTCAAATCGATTTTCTCAAAAAAGTAATGGACATTATTTCACCTTACGTGAGTGTCTTCGGTTTGAGTTGGAGACTGGTTGCTTTCAATGTGATTCATTTACCTTTGTTAATCAATAAAGCACTGAAACAACACCTGTCGGACTCTACATACAGAGAACACACTTAAATTCAGATCATATTCATTGATGACAGAGAGGACAAAGAACGGACGGTTGATATTAACCTATCCATAACAGTTTGAGGTAAATTGGAAAATACATAATTACCTGAAATTATGAGAATGGATGCGGATGAGGTCTTGATAGCAGTTTATATAATTTGACGATATAGTTCTAATCTGTATTCTGTAAACCTTCCACCTATATCCCCCTATCTCTTCCTCACACCCTGTTCTTCTGCACTGACCGACAgaataaacacacattcataaacTGTCATTACCCCCACTGCCCATCTTGTCTGTGTAAACATGTCAATTGTGTCAATGTTGGAGCAGCACTAACCTTCTTATTCAAGCTGTATAGAGGGCACCACAAACATTACATGTTCGTAAATATggccaaaccacacacacacacacacacacacacaagcagacacaggGCACACA contains the following coding sequences:
- the LOC109614794 gene encoding adenosine receptor A1-like, which translates into the protein MASVLVMVVSVRMSLSGRGTEADGGGQGGSGHAETRSGSVSACLKLCLGWVGAVGGALGVPVSVLLNLRSNQCLYTCLTLVCCPLLVRQFTVFLLLLLSLDSHLMQRLGSRYSAVVTHRRALFVVLLCWVASVISSFAQFIGWNVLDTWGGAEGGLDGLGLEGIAPGNRTSVHSPPRPAPPKYNQDRSVIGKYLPYGGFLSRFYVEDLHNFTYAEIHGSHWGVCSPDTVLSPHFLVYVYGVTVFLLPLMGLLAIYLDLVCLMPRLDSDGPGSGPQKHRSSRARSLGFSLCLLIILCLPLHITHSLLLYSPGTLPPTWASSLVLLLFQLYGLVPPLLFTTRPPPHQAPRGSKAAGRALCSALRGVFPSLKRRVCPEVCV